A segment of the Synechococcus sp. CBW1002 genome:
ACCGTTCAATACAGTCGTCCATTGCTGTGGCTGGAGCGTGTCCACCTTCCTGCTGGAGATCGGTACCGAGGAACTGCCCGCCGACTTCGCTCAATCCGCCCTGTCTCAGCTGGAACAGCTGGTGAGCGCCGATCTGCTGGTGAGCCGCCTCAGCTTTGGGCGTGTGCGCTGCCTCGGCACACCGCGGCGGCTGGTGGTGCTGATCGATGGACTTGCCGAACGGCAGGAGGATCTGGAGGAGGAACGCAAGGGGCCCCCTGAAGCCCAGGCCTTCCGGGATGGTGCCCCAACAGCGGCGGCCATCGGCTTCGCCCGCCGTTGCGGCGTGGCCGCCGAGCAGCTCGAGGTCCGGGACACCCCCAAGGGTCCCTTTGTCTTCGCCCGCATCCTCGACCCGGGCCGGGCCGCTGCGGATCTGCTCACCGACCTGGTGCCGGCCTGGATCAACGGGCTTCAGGGCCGTCGTTTCATGCGCTGGGGCGAGGGCGACGATCGCTTCAGCCGGCCGATTCGCTGGCTTGTGGTCTTGCTGGGAGAGAAGGTTCTGCCTGTGACGCTGGCGGGCAGTGATCCCCAGGTGACGGCGGGAAACCGCAGCCGGGGGCATCGCCTCTCCGGCACCGATGTGACCATCGCGTCAGCAGAGTCCTATGAGGCCGCTCTCGCGGCTTCTGGTGTGGTCGTGGATCGCCAGCTCCGTGCCGATCAGATCCGCCGGATGATCGAAGCGTCTGCCACCGCCTTGGCGGCCCAGGCCGATCTGCCTCAGGAGCTGTTTGAGGAGCTCACCGATCTGGTGGAGGCACCGCTGCTGATCGAAGGGGCCATCAGTGATCACTCCCTGGACCTGCCACCCGAGGTGCTCAGCACCGTGATGCGGGCCCATCAGCGCTACGTGCCTCTCTATCGCCTCAAGGCGGAGCGGGATCCCCTGGCCCTGGAGGCTCGCTCCAGCCTGCTGCCTCGGTTCCTCTGCATCGGCAACGGCCTGCCGGAAGCCAAGGACACCGTGCGCCGTGGCAACGAGCGCGTTCTCAAAGCCCGCCTCGCTGACGCCGCCTTTTTCCTCGAGGCCGACCGGGCCGTGGCCAGCATCGATCGGCGCGATCAGCTGCACCGGGTGGCCTTCGCCAAGGGACTGGGCAGCCTGCGGGATCGCTGCGAGCGGCTGGAGTGGTGCACCGATGTGCTGCTCGAGCAGCTCGATCTTCCGACCGTCACCGCGGATCACGCCCGCCGTGCTGCCCATCTCTGCAAGCACGATCTGGTCAGCCAGATGGTGGGCGAGTTCCCCGAGCTTCAGGGGGTGATCGGGGGCAAATATCTGCTGGCCGAGGGAGAACCGCGGCCGGTTGCTTTGGCGGTGTTGGAGCATTACCTGCCCAGGGGAGCCGGCGACGCTCTGCCCGGCTCCGATGCCGGCGCCATTGTTGCCCTGGCTGAACGGCTGGAACTGCTGCTGAGCATCTACGCCAAGGGAGAACGCCCCAGCGGTTCCTCCGACCCCTACGCCCTGCGCCGCGCCGGCAACGGCCTTCTTCAGATCCTCTGGGAGCGCAACTGGATTCTGGATCTGCATGCCCTGCTCCATCGGGCTGCAGGCCATTGGGCCGAGCTGCTGCCCCACTTCGCGGTGGATCCCCAGGCTCTGGCCGCCGAACTGGGCGACTTGCTGCGGCAACGTCTGATCAGCCTGCTGGAGGAGGAGGGCATCGATGCGGATCTGGTGCAGGCGGTCGCCGGGGATGCGATGGCCCTGGAGCGGGTGCTCAGGGATCCGGCCGATGCCCGGCGGCGGGCCGAGTTGCTGCGCAGTCTTCGGGGTTGCGGCACCCTTTCGGCCCTGCAGGCGGTGGTGACCCGAGCCGCCAGGCTCGCCGCGAAGGGAGATCTGGACCCCTTGGTGCTGAATCCGGCTGGGGTGGTGGAGGCGCAGCTGTTCGAAACGAGCAGTGAAGTGGCCATGCTGGAGGTGCTGCAGCAGCTCGAACCCCTGGCGGTCGCCAGCTCCCTGAGCGGCAAGCAGGACGGCTACCAGGCACTGGCCGATGGCCTGGTGGGCAGCGCCGAAGTTCTGGCCGCCTTCTTTGATGGCGACGACAGCGTCCTGGTGATGGTGGACGATCCGGCCGTGCGCCGCAATCGCCTCAATCTGCTGGGGGTACTGCGCAATCAGGCCACCGTGCTGGCCGATTTCAGCCGGATCAGCGGCTGAAATCGGATCTGATGCTCGTTTGATCCAAAAAAAAATGGCCCGCTCCAGGGGCCATTGA
Coding sequences within it:
- the glyS gene encoding glycine--tRNA ligase subunit beta, which translates into the protein MSTFLLEIGTEELPADFAQSALSQLEQLVSADLLVSRLSFGRVRCLGTPRRLVVLIDGLAERQEDLEEERKGPPEAQAFRDGAPTAAAIGFARRCGVAAEQLEVRDTPKGPFVFARILDPGRAAADLLTDLVPAWINGLQGRRFMRWGEGDDRFSRPIRWLVVLLGEKVLPVTLAGSDPQVTAGNRSRGHRLSGTDVTIASAESYEAALAASGVVVDRQLRADQIRRMIEASATALAAQADLPQELFEELTDLVEAPLLIEGAISDHSLDLPPEVLSTVMRAHQRYVPLYRLKAERDPLALEARSSLLPRFLCIGNGLPEAKDTVRRGNERVLKARLADAAFFLEADRAVASIDRRDQLHRVAFAKGLGSLRDRCERLEWCTDVLLEQLDLPTVTADHARRAAHLCKHDLVSQMVGEFPELQGVIGGKYLLAEGEPRPVALAVLEHYLPRGAGDALPGSDAGAIVALAERLELLLSIYAKGERPSGSSDPYALRRAGNGLLQILWERNWILDLHALLHRAAGHWAELLPHFAVDPQALAAELGDLLRQRLISLLEEEGIDADLVQAVAGDAMALERVLRDPADARRRAELLRSLRGCGTLSALQAVVTRAARLAAKGDLDPLVLNPAGVVEAQLFETSSEVAMLEVLQQLEPLAVASSLSGKQDGYQALADGLVGSAEVLAAFFDGDDSVLVMVDDPAVRRNRLNLLGVLRNQATVLADFSRISG